Part of the Nocardia farcinica genome, TCCGCTCACGACTGTCGGACATTACCGTGAAACGTAGAACGTGTTCTAACTTTGGAGGCGCAGTGACGGTGACCGAGCGGCCCACGTCCCGGATCGTGACCAACGACGGCATTCGCATGCACGTCACCGAGCGCGGCGCGGGGCAGCCGGTGATCTTCTGCCACGGCTTCCCGCACACCGGGTTCATCTGGCACCGCCAGCTCGACGCCCTGGCCGCAGCCGGCTACCACGCCCTGGCACCGGATCTGCGCGGCTACGGCCGCACGGACGCACCGGCCGACCCCGAGGCGTACACCAATCGCGCGGTGATCGGTGACTTGCTGGCCCTGCTCGACGATCTCGCCGCGGAACGGGCGGTGTTCGTCGGCCTCGACTTCGGTGCCGTGCTGGTGTGGGAGCTGGCCCAGCGGGCACCCGAGCGGGTGCGCGGGGTGATCGTGCTGAACAATCCCTACGCGCCACGGCCGTCCCGCGCGCCCTCGCAGCTGTGGGCCAAGGCGGCGCAGCGCCACTTCCTGCACCTGGACTACTTCCAGCGCCCCGGTGTCGCGGATCGCGAACTCGCGGCCGCGCCACGCGATTTCCTCGCCCGCGTGTACTACGCGCTCAGCGGCGACTACCACTACCTCGACACCTGGCGCTTCCCGCCCGGCTCCGGCTACCTCGAGGTACTCCCGGACGCGCCCGCCCTGCCGTGGCCGTGGCTGTCGGCGGCGGAATTCGACGTGCTCGCCGCCGAATTCGAACGCACCGGCTTCTCCGGTGGGCTGGCCTGGTATCGCAGCCTGGACCGCAACTGGGAGCTGGGTGCCGATCTCGACCCGACGGTCCGGGTGCCCGCGTATTTCGTCTACGGCGAAAAGGACCCGGACATGGCCGGATTCAGCGGTCGCGATCCGCTGGGGGTGATGCGCGCGCACGTGCCCGACCTGCGCGGCGTCACCGAGATCCCGGGCGCCGGGCATCTGCTGCCCCTCGAACGCGGTGCCGAGGTCGATCGCCTGGTGCTGGCCCACCTCACCGACCTCGGGTCGGCGTGAGCGCGACCGCGCCGGTGCGGCTGACCGGACGCCAGTGGTGGCTGCTGGTCGTCTCCTGCCTGGGGGTGGCACTCGTCATCGCGGCGATGGCCGGGCTCTACACGGCGCTGCCGGAGATCGCGGCCGCCACCGGCGCCACCCAGCAGCAGCTGACCTGGATCGTGGACGGCTACACGCTGACCCTGGCGTGCCTGGTGCTGCCGTGCGGCGCGCTGGGCGACCGCTACGGCCGCAGGCTGGTGCTCGTGCTCGGGCTGGTGATCTTCGCGGCGTCCTCGGCGCTGCCGTTGATCGTCGACAGCCCGCACTGGCTGATCGGGGCGCGCGCGCTCACCGGTGTGGGCGCGGCACTGGTGATGCCCGCCACGCTGTCGCTGCTCACCGCGAGCTTCCCCGAGTCGCGTCGGTCGGTGGCGGTGGCCGTGTGGGCCGGTGTCGCGGGCGTGAGCGCGGTGATCGGCTTCCTCGGGTCGGGCTTGCTGCTCGCGCACTTCTCCTGGGTGTCGATCTTCCTCGGCATGGCGATCGCGGCCGCGGTGCTCGCGGTCGCGGGATGCACGGTCGGGGAGACCGTCGACGAGGATCGGCCCGGCCTCGATCCTGCCGGTGCGCTGAGTTCGGCCGCCGCGATCGGGCTGCTGGTGGTGGGCGCGATCGAGGCGCCGGTACGAGGATGGACCGATCCGGTCGTCCTCGGGTTGCTGGCCGGGGCCGTGGTCGCGGGCGTGCTGTTCGCGGTCGTCGAGCTCCGGGTGGCGGCCCGCGGGGCGCGGCCGCTGCTGGATGTGCGGCTGTTCGCCGCGCGC contains:
- a CDS encoding MFS transporter produces the protein MSATAPVRLTGRQWWLLVVSCLGVALVIAAMAGLYTALPEIAAATGATQQQLTWIVDGYTLTLACLVLPCGALGDRYGRRLVLVLGLVIFAASSALPLIVDSPHWLIGARALTGVGAALVMPATLSLLTASFPESRRSVAVAVWAGVAGVSAVIGFLGSGLLLAHFSWVSIFLGMAIAAAVLAVAGCTVGETVDEDRPGLDPAGALSSAAAIGLLVVGAIEAPVRGWTDPVVLGLLAGAVVAGVLFAVVELRVAARGARPLLDVRLFAARGFGSGTVAVGVQFLAAFGTFLLIVQFMQLFLGYSPLMSAVALAPMVGPMIALAAVAPWLAERFGLRLPTVIGVGLVGVGLIGLSRLTADSGYVDLLWPLLVMSSGLGLSSPPATAAIIANTPVADHGVASAVNDAAREVGAALGIAVAGSVLAAGYSARISPVLPQLPEQAREPVGSSLAAALEVADRAGPQAAPLVDLAQAAFVHGMQNAALALGVSSVVAAVVLGAWAPGRGARASAEAGDVAEQAVR
- a CDS encoding alpha/beta fold hydrolase, which produces MTVTERPTSRIVTNDGIRMHVTERGAGQPVIFCHGFPHTGFIWHRQLDALAAAGYHALAPDLRGYGRTDAPADPEAYTNRAVIGDLLALLDDLAAERAVFVGLDFGAVLVWELAQRAPERVRGVIVLNNPYAPRPSRAPSQLWAKAAQRHFLHLDYFQRPGVADRELAAAPRDFLARVYYALSGDYHYLDTWRFPPGSGYLEVLPDAPALPWPWLSAAEFDVLAAEFERTGFSGGLAWYRSLDRNWELGADLDPTVRVPAYFVYGEKDPDMAGFSGRDPLGVMRAHVPDLRGVTEIPGAGHLLPLERGAEVDRLVLAHLTDLGSA